Proteins from one Carassius gibelio isolate Cgi1373 ecotype wild population from Czech Republic chromosome A25, carGib1.2-hapl.c, whole genome shotgun sequence genomic window:
- the LOC127946655 gene encoding uncharacterized protein LOC127946655 yields MDSASTSSKLIYKMSTEDITKLIQLRSSTSALFDGRKNSSKTAWSAILREMGLEEKMTTEQMAKKWENLKARYKDAKYPPTGVEKNPTCWKWFNLMDDALGEEFHETISQQVITAEADNDNAPHPSKRLRQIKVGGEILEFLEEEGTPVNVPPASRLDLVKRERHKGKQKTESYSLDDMRTKLQRERKLLEKELVGLDREKALLVRERALASRERAALQRDRAQVEKDKAAVNRDKASLEQDRTRLQKDKEALARDRVELERDRRSAHITNRVKSSPGCNGMDCPQEKNRERLIFLLEKMIEKM; encoded by the exons ATGGATTCTGCGTCGACCAGCTCTAAACTCATCTATAAAA TGTCTACTGAGGACATCACAAAGCTGATACAGCTGCGATCGAGCACCTCAGCGCTTTTTGACGGAAGGAAAAATTCATCTAAAACAGCCTGGAG tgCAATACTCAGAGAAATGGGGCTTGAGGAAAAGATGACAACTGAGCAGATGGCCAAAAAGTGGGAAAACCTGAAAGCAAGATACAAG GATGCAAAATATCCCCCCACCGGAGTGGAGAAGAACCCCACCTGCTGGAAATGGTTCAATCTCATGGATGATGCTCTGGGTGAAGAGTTTCATGAAACGATAAGCCAGCAAGTGATCACAGCAGAAGCTGACAATGATAATGCACCTCACCCAAGTAAGAGGCTTCGCCAGATTAAAGTCGGTGGGGAAATACTAGAATTCCTGGAAGAGGAAGGAACTCCGGTGAACGTGCCGCCGGCATCCAGACTGGATCTGGTTAAGAGGGAAAGACATAAAGGCAAGCAGAAGACAGAAAGTTACTCGCTGGATGACATGAGAACCAAACTTCAAAGAGAAAGAAAGCTTCTAGAAAAGGAGCTTGTAGGCCTGGACAGAGAAAAAGCCCTTTTAGTGCGGGAAAGGGCTCTTGCCAGTCGGGAAAGAGCAGCGCTTCAGCGGGACAGAGCCCAGGTAGAGAAGGACAAAGCTGCGGTTAACAGAGACAAGGCGTCTTTGGAACAGGACAGAACCCGACTGCAGAAAGATAAAGAAGCTTTGGCAAGGGACAGAGTGGAACTTGAAAGAGACAGAAGGTCGGCGCACATCACTAATCGCGTGAAAAGCAGTCCAGGATGCAATGGGATGGACTGCCCTcaagaaaaaaacagagaaagattAATATTCTTACTTGAAAAGATGATTGAAAAAATGTGA